The Candidatus Scalindua japonica genomic sequence ATTTTCCGCTATGAAAACAAAGTTTGACGAATTAAAAGATATGATCATTTGAGATATTATTGAGCATTATAATTGGTTTATTTTTTTTGTTTTCTAATATTTCTTTTATTGATTCTAAAATTTTAGTAATGTCTTGGTCTGTTTTTATCTCAACATTGATGCTTTCTGATTTTATAGTGATTTCCTGTCTAGGGTCTTTTTTTAACAATTCGGTTAGATAGGGTTGTATTGGTTCAAGAAATTCAAGAATAGTTAAAAAGGTTGTTGCTATAATATATAATTTAAAAGTAGATTTTTTTGTTACTTTGCCATCTGAATGCCCACTGCCTTTTACTTGTAAGTTCGGAAACGTTATATTGCAATTTGATATTGCTGCTTGAGATTTAATTTGGTTAATGAGATCAGTAGAATCACAGAAATCTTTTATTGTTAATTCTATTTTCATTTATCTAGTTGGCTCCTAACATTAATTTTTATATTTATTCTACAAATTAGTGAAAATATAAGACTGGCCAGTCTATTGCCAATTGTTATTATACGTGTTTCTGTAAAAATAAACTTAATCTATGAAAAGCATATCCATCAATTGATGAAGTCATATCTGTGTGATATGAATACTTATAAATAATATTAATTCTGAGGTTTATAATACTCAGGTAAGTATCAAAATCAAGAGGAAAAAAGAGTAGGGTGACTAACCATTATGTACTATCTATAGAGGTGCATAGCAAACGCCCTCGTAGCACAGGCACCGTCCCCGGATACGGGGAACATCGCAAATTAGTAAACCGAGGTTTCCTTTCCTTATTTACATTGACTCGAAAATCTAATTTGTTACTATTTTCCTTATTGAGTGGAAACCAATAAGCGTTCAGGCAGTTTCTGTACAAAGCGGTAATCTAGTTTCCACGCATGCCATTAAACCATATAATAACTTGCTGACCGACTAACGCCCAGGATTAGGAGTAAAAATGATACCAAAATATGAAGAAATAATGTTGCCTCTGCTCAAATATCTTTCGGACGGCCAAGAACATGGGTTAGGTGAAACCCATGATGTCCTAGCAGGACTATTCAAACTGACAGATGGGGAGATAAGAGAACTTCTTCCCAGCGGGAAACAGACTGTTTTTCGAAATAGAGTCGGTTGGGCTAGAACTTACATGAAAAAGGCTGGTCTTCTAATTTCATCCAAGCGTGCTCATTTCAAAATTAGCGACAAGGGGCTGAAATTGTTGAAAGAGAATCCAACCGAAATAAACTCCCAATTCCTTACACGCTATGATGATTTTGTGAAGTTCAAATCGCTAAAAAGAGAGAAAGAAGACGATGCTTCGTCTCAATCTGAGTTTATTGAAAGCAATACAGACCAAACACCGGAAGAATCTCTTGAATACGCATATCAAAAACTTCATTCCGAATTAGCAAAAGAGCTACTTGATATTATTAAAACATGCTCACCTGAATTTTTTGAAAAACTCGTTATAGATTTGCTTATTACAATGGGCTACGGAGGTTCAAGAAAAGATGCAGGCCAAGCAATGGGAAAATCAGGTGATGGGGGAATCGACGGTATAATCAATGAAGATAAACTTGGACTTGATGTCATATATCTTCAAGCGAAGAGGTGGGACAATGCCGTTCCCGTAAAAGAAATCCGTGATTTTACAGGGGCACTTGCATCTAAGAAGGCGAAAAAAGGGATATTCATTACAACTTCAAGTTTTCCAAAAAGTGTTTACGAGTTTGTCGGACAAGTAGAATATAAAATCATTCTGATTGACGGAGAACGACTTACAGATTTGATGATAGAACATAGTATAGGGTTATCGGAGGTGAACACCTATCGTGTTAAGTCTATTGACTCTGATTACTTTGAAGAAAATTAGCAAAACACATAACAAGACGCAACACCGGAAGGCAATTCCGATGCACACCATTGTTACCGATGAACTTTGGCATTTGCGAATAATTTATTTTAATTTAAAAGGGCATTTTTATGTTTGAACAAACTTTCAAAAATATTGACGATACGCTTTGGAAAGACGCTGGTTGTAGTAGCGAGCTGGATTATGTAGAACAAACTTCATGGGTTTTATTTCTAAAATATCTGGACGATCTGGAAAAGGATAAACAAACCGCTGCCGAGCTTTCCGGTAAAACTTACACACCTATTATTGACGAGAAATTCAAATGGGATGTATGGGCTGCACCCAAAGACGGTAATGGCAAACTCGACCACCACAAAGCATTAAGCGGCGATGATTTGGGTGAGTTCGTTGACCTGCAATTGTTTCCCTACCTGAAAAAAGTTCAAAGAACATGCGGAAAGCGCAGACACCATCGAATATAAAGTTGGCGAGATTTTCAGCGAGCTTAAAAATAGAATCCAAAGCGGTTATAATTTGAGGGAAGTGATTAACCTTGTTGATGAACTGCGTTTCCGCACCCATAAAGAGAAACACGAAATGTCCCATCTGTATGAATCCAAAATCAAAAACATGGGCAATGCCGGGCGTAACGGCGGAGAATATTACACGCCGAGGCCGCTGATCAAAACCATCGTAAAAGTAGTTGCCCCGGAAATAGGCAATACCATTTATGACGGTGCGGTTGGCTCCGCAGGCTTTCTGTGTGAAGCCTTTGAATATTTGAAAGCCAGCAAGAGCTTAACAACAAAACAAGCCGATACGCTACAACGAAAAACATTTTACGGCAAAGAAAAGAAATCACTGGCTTACATTATTGGCATTATGAATATGATTTTGCACGGCATCGAGGCTCCCAATATTGTACATACCAACACCTTGGCCGAAAACATTTCTGATATTCAGGAAAAAGACCGTTTTAACATTATACTGGCTAATCCGCCTTTTGGCGGGAAGGAACGCAAGGAAGTGCAACAAA encodes the following:
- a CDS encoding restriction endonuclease, with product MIPKYEEIMLPLLKYLSDGQEHGLGETHDVLAGLFKLTDGEIRELLPSGKQTVFRNRVGWARTYMKKAGLLISSKRAHFKISDKGLKLLKENPTEINSQFLTRYDDFVKFKSLKREKEDDASSQSEFIESNTDQTPEESLEYAYQKLHSELAKELLDIIKTCSPEFFEKLVIDLLITMGYGGSRKDAGQAMGKSGDGGIDGIINEDKLGLDVIYLQAKRWDNAVPVKEIRDFTGALASKKAKKGIFITTSSFPKSVYEFVGQVEYKIILIDGERLTDLMIEHSIGLSEVNTYRVKSIDSDYFEEN